In Camelus ferus isolate YT-003-E chromosome 10, BCGSAC_Cfer_1.0, whole genome shotgun sequence, the following proteins share a genomic window:
- the PLEKHB1 gene encoding pleckstrin homology domain-containing family B member 1 isoform X1: protein MALVRGGWLWRQSSILRRWKRNWFALWLDGTLGYYHDETAQDEEDRVLIHFNVRDIKIGQECHDVQPPEGRSRDGLLTVNLREGSRLHLCAETRDDAIAWKTALLEANSTPAPAGAIVPPRSRRVCPKVRCVTRSWSPCKVERRIWVRVYSPYQDYYEVVPPNAHEATYIRSYYGPPYAGPGVTHVVVREDPCYSAGAPLAMGMLAGAATGAALGSLMWSPCWF, encoded by the exons ATGGCCCTGGTGAGGGGCGGCTGGTTGTGGAGACAGA GCTCCATCCTCCGCCGCTGGAAGCGAAATTGGTTTGCCCTGTGGCTGGATGGGACCCTGGGCTACTACCATGATGAGACTGCGCAGGATGAGGAGGACCGTGTACTCATCCACTTCAACGTCCGTGACATAAAGATCGGCCAGGAGTGCCACG ATGTGCAGCCCCCAGAGGGCCGAAGCCGAGATGGCCTGCTGACTGTGAACCTACGGGAGGGCTCCCGCCTGCACCTGTGCGCAGAGACCCGGGATGATGCCAT AGCATGGAAGACAGCGTTGCTGGAGGCGAACTCCACCCCG GCCCCAGCTGGAGCCATCGTCCCTCCCAGGAGCCGCCGGGTTTGCCCCAAGGTCAGGTGTGTGACCCGCTCGTGGAGCCCCTGTAAGGTTGAGAGGCGGATCTGG GTGCGTGTCTACAGCCCGTACCAGGACTACTATGAAGTGGTGCCCCCCAACGCGCACGAAGCCACGTACATCCGCAGTTACTATGGCCCGCCCTATGCAG GCCCTGGCGTGACGCACGTAGTGGTGCGGGAGGATCCTTGCTACAGCGCAGGCGCCCCGCTGGCCATGGGCATGCTTGCAGGAGCCGCCACCGGCGCAGCGCTTGGCTCACTCATGTGGTCGCCCTGCTGGTTCTGA
- the PLEKHB1 gene encoding pleckstrin homology domain-containing family B member 1 isoform X2: MALVRGGWLWRQSSILRRWKRNWFALWLDGTLGYYHDETAQDEEDRVLIHFNVRDIKIGQECHDVQPPEGRSRDGLLTVNLREGSRLHLCAETRDDAIAWKTALLEANSTPVRVYSPYQDYYEVVPPNAHEATYIRSYYGPPYAGPGVTHVVVREDPCYSAGAPLAMGMLAGAATGAALGSLMWSPCWF, translated from the exons ATGGCCCTGGTGAGGGGCGGCTGGTTGTGGAGACAGA GCTCCATCCTCCGCCGCTGGAAGCGAAATTGGTTTGCCCTGTGGCTGGATGGGACCCTGGGCTACTACCATGATGAGACTGCGCAGGATGAGGAGGACCGTGTACTCATCCACTTCAACGTCCGTGACATAAAGATCGGCCAGGAGTGCCACG ATGTGCAGCCCCCAGAGGGCCGAAGCCGAGATGGCCTGCTGACTGTGAACCTACGGGAGGGCTCCCGCCTGCACCTGTGCGCAGAGACCCGGGATGATGCCAT AGCATGGAAGACAGCGTTGCTGGAGGCGAACTCCACCCCG GTGCGTGTCTACAGCCCGTACCAGGACTACTATGAAGTGGTGCCCCCCAACGCGCACGAAGCCACGTACATCCGCAGTTACTATGGCCCGCCCTATGCAG GCCCTGGCGTGACGCACGTAGTGGTGCGGGAGGATCCTTGCTACAGCGCAGGCGCCCCGCTGGCCATGGGCATGCTTGCAGGAGCCGCCACCGGCGCAGCGCTTGGCTCACTCATGTGGTCGCCCTGCTGGTTCTGA